Below is a window of Arabidopsis thaliana chromosome 2, partial sequence DNA.
ACATCATTCATGTGTTTTTCGTGGCCTGTTCCTTGAAAAGATTGGTTTTTGATTAGATTTAGGAGTAAAGCCTTGATTTTTAGCTGTATTAATGGAGAATTGTTCTCATGGGTTTCAGGTAATACAGATCAAAGTTTCGTTAGATTAGCAAATAAGGTTGTTGAAGATAATGAtgttaagaagaaagaattgaaAGTCTCCAGCATTGATTTCATGGGGCTTGGCTTTGCTGATAAGAAGAGCACGAGGGGGCTTCCAGCGGGACTTGTTCCTGTTGTTGACTATCTTCCTGAAGGAGACTTACCTGAGGTGGAGTTTATTGTTGGTGATAAAACAAGATTTGCGGAGAAAGTAAAGGAGGTTGAGCAAGAAGGAGATGGAAACTCTGATGTGTATAAACCCAAAGTTTCTACATGGGGAGTTTTCCCAAGACCTAGCAACATCTCTAAGACGGTATGTGACTGGCCCATCTAAAGATATGTGTTATGCAACtggattagtttttttcataaaCCCCCAAGAGGGAAGAAGTTGCATGTCCAATGTTGTTAAGTTAGGGTATATAGAGCCACTTACTCCAGATTATTAGAGGTAGGAGTGCCAGAAAGGTTTCATGGGTTTATTATTTAGTTCGCATACCATTTAGTCTACTGTGAAATATGATGCATCAAAAATGATTTGTTGGTTGTATTTTCCACATTTTGGATTGTTGGCTATAACCATCAGCTCTTAACTTCGATGGTTTTGGAGTGTATATTTTCCTGCTGGCATCTATGGTCTCAAGTAATGAGGATTGAGATATATACTTTTCTTGTTTAAGTTTGGTGGTGGAAGGACACTCCGACCGGGGGATTCAGTTGAGACCGCTGAAGAGAGGAttgtgagagaagaaaagacaaaaaaattgcTCATAGCCTACAAGGAATCACTCGGACTGAACATTGATCCCAAACTCAAACTTGAGTGTGAGAAGGTACTccaaatacatttttgttcttacaacTTTTCTGAGGGCAGACCTGATGCTGAAGTTAATTTTGAAGTAATATTGCAAAACAATCTCATTTACAGAATAATTTTGCTCTCAATGAGAATGCTTCAAGCTATATCTTAAGAATTTCTAGTCGCTGTCTTTAGAATCTTATTTATAGATCATATAGAGCAATGATATGGGTTCAGCTGAAACTGTGATATGGACTCATGTTTACTCAAGCAGATTCTCTTATTTAATATGAGATTTGCACGTTGCCACATTTTCtagaaagttgaaaaattgatttgaaaggAGAAGAACTAGAAAAGGTTATGTGCTTTATCTACAGGCATGTCGGCTCCTATCTGTGTTTCAAGGTAGCTAGAATCGTTTTGCTCATCAttcacttcttctcttgatTGTGATACTTCAATTATAACAGGCAATAGACGAGGGGAACTCGCTTATGGATTCTGGGAAACTCAAGGAAGCTTTGCCATACTATGAAAAGGTCATGGAGAAAATAGTTTTCAAGGTAATTTCTGCAAATCTGGTTTATTATTCATCTTATACTCATGTCTACGTTTATGCATTAGTCTACTCATACCTTTTCTACATATGCCTTACTCGTTTTGACAACATGAAAACTTGTTTATTATCTACGGATCTACCCATCAGTATGTATGTGGAGCAAAAATTCAACAAGCTTATATAACAGCCAACCACATAATCAGTAAAAGTAACTTAAGGACCTGATTATTTTGCATTAATTAGTTTCTTGCTTTGTTGGGTGTCACTTTATCGAAATCTTAATCGATTGATCCACCTAGATCACCTAAAGTTCTTATGTTCGCTGTAGTAGATGTGACCTTAACTAGTTCCGAGTTTAGTTGTGCAGAGTGAGCTTCATGGACTAGCGGCTTTGCAGTGGTCTATTTGTCAGGATTCACTTCGAAAGTAAGTTTTTCTCTCCTAATTTCGCTTGATGCAACTACAGGATGACAAGTATTTCTTCATgagtatatatttgtatttgtaaacCGTAGTCCCAAAACTCTATCAAGCTCCAAAAGTCcccaaagaaaaacacaaaatactAGTTTATACCTACCAAGGTGATGCCTCATTCGT
It encodes the following:
- a CDS encoding cytochrome C oxidase subunit — translated: MMKWMGGDVASTSPQVCENIALQKWLTSSSLHQTMASFNHSWLSSPLTETPAFFFSPSQHPKSLKLSLFRTRSNSSSPDRSSEVELDVDPVKLALKKAEAYKKSKSEQKKPEKNAGDEELPLSVKAAMQKANDYKKRKGLGTDAVAKAKPSNTDQSFVRLANKVVEDNDVKKKELKVSSIDFMGLGFADKKSTRGLPAGLVPVVDYLPEGDLPEVEFIVGDKTRFAEKVKEVEQEGDGNSDVYKPKVSTWGVFPRPSNISKTFGGGRTLRPGDSVETAEERIVREEKTKKLLIAYKESLGLNIDPKLKLECEKAIDEGNSLMDSGKLKEALPYYEKVMEKIVFKSELHGLAALQWSICQDSLRK
- a CDS encoding cytochrome C oxidase subunit; this translates as MGGDVASTSPQVCENIALQKWLTSSSLHQTMASFNHSWLSSPLTETPAFFFSPSQHPKSLKLSLFRTRSNSSSPDRSSEVELDVDPVKLALKKAEAYKKSKSEQKKPEKNAGDEELPLSVKAAMQKANDYKKRKGLGTDAVAKAKPSNTDQSFVRLANKVVEDNDVKKKELKVSSIDFMGLGFADKKSTRGLPAGLVPVVDYLPEGDLPEVEFIVGDKTRFAEKVKEVEQEGDGNSDVYKPKVSTWGVFPRPSNISKTFGGGRTLRPGDSVETAEERIVREEKTKKLLIAYKESLGLNIDPKLKLECEKAIDEGNSLMDSGKLKEALPYYEKVMEKIVFKSELHGLAALQWSICQDSLRK
- a CDS encoding cytochrome C oxidase subunit; this translates as MMKWMGGDVASTSPQVCENIALQKWLTSSSLHQTMASFNHSWLSSPLTETPAFFFSPSQHPKSLKLSLFRTRSNSSSPDRSSEVELDVDPVKLALKKAEAYKKSKSEQKKPEKNAGDEELPLSVKAAMQKANDYKKRKGLGTDAVAKAKPSNTDQSFVRLANKVVEDNDVKKKELKVSSIDFMGLGFADKKSTRGLPAGLVPVVDYLPEGDLPEVEFIVGDKTRFAEKVKEVEQEGDGNSDVYKPKVSTWGVFPRPSNISKTFGGGRTLRPGDSVETAEERIVREEKTKKLLIAYKESLGLNIDPKLKLECEKAIDEGNSLMDSGKLKEALPYYEKVMEKIVFKVISANLVYYSSYTHVYVYALVYSYLFYICLTRFDNMKTCLLSTDLPISMYVEQKFNKLI
- a CDS encoding cytochrome C oxidase subunit → MGGDVASTSPQVCENIALQKWLTSSSLHQTMASFNHSWLSSPLTETPAFFFSPSQHPKSLKLSLFRTRSNSSSPDRSSEVELDVDPVKLALKKAEAYKKSKSEQKKPEKNAGDEELPLSVKAAMQKANDYKKRKGLGTDAVAKAKPSNTDQSFVRLANKVVEDNDVKKKELKVSSIDFMGLGFADKKSTRGLPAGLVPVVDYLPEGDLPEVEFIVGDKTRFAEKVKEVEQEGDGNSDVYKPKVSTWGVFPRPSNISKTFGGGRTLRPGDSVETAEERIVREEKTKKLLIAYKESLGLNIDPKLKLECEKAIDEGNSLMDSGKLKEALPYYEKVMEKIVFKLCRVSFMD
- a CDS encoding cytochrome C oxidase subunit → MMKWMGGDVASTSPQVCENIALQKWLTSSSLHQTMASFNHSWLSSPLTETPAFFFSPSQHPKSLKLSLFRTRSNSSSPDRSSEVELDVDPVKLALKKAEAYKKSKSEQKKPEKNAGDEELPLSVKAAMQKANDYKKRKGLGTDAVAKAKPSNTDQSFVRLANKVVEDNDVKKKELKVSSIDFMGLGFADKKSTRGLPAGLVPVVDYLPEGDLPEVEFIVGDKTRFAEKVKEVEQEGDGNSDVYKPKVSTWGVFPRPSNISKTFGGGRTLRPGDSVETAEERIVREEKTKKLLIAYKESLGLNIDPKLKLECEKAIDEGNSLMDSGKLKEALPYYEKVMEKIVFKLCRVSFMD
- a CDS encoding cytochrome C oxidase subunit, whose translation is MMKWMGGDVASTSPQVCENIALQKWLTSSSLHQTMASFNHSWLSSPLTETPAFFFSPSQHPKSLKLSLFRTRSNSSSPDRSSEVELDVDPVKLALKKAEAYKKSKSEQKKPEKNAGDEELPLSVKAAMQKANDYKKRKGLGTDAVAKAKPSNTDQSFVRLANKVVEDNDVKKKELKVSSIDFMGLGFADKKSTRGLPAGLVPVVDYLPEGDLPEVEFIVGDKTRFAEKVKEVEQEGDGNSDVYKPKVSTWGVFPRPSNISKTFGGGRTLRPGDSVETAEERIVREEKTKKLLIAYKESLGLNIDPKLKLECEKAIDEGNSLMDSGKLKEALPYYEKVMEKIVFKSELHGLAALQWSICQDSLRNPKTLSSSKSPQRKTQNTSLYLPR